One part of the Lycium ferocissimum isolate CSIRO_LF1 chromosome 8, AGI_CSIRO_Lferr_CH_V1, whole genome shotgun sequence genome encodes these proteins:
- the LOC132066575 gene encoding protein LAX PANICLE 2-like, translated as MTMVNPSQNLSKQLFHSYGFGSYQNFVHMSRLEEEEGGYECNYPHQLQEEVCLGSDLALVKPPDCSMAEDESRTESINEEVHSASSKYNNNNNNVQEPEKEEEGWLQLSIGGGSSSHHEKKPPGGRLGLVELDLLPPGPAGGTSSTSSYEQGNKTLLAGAAPHILFPHQYQVPEFRTAPPPPPPPYTTSTSLFLQQQQYPGITGTSCGMFPQEINWGFRPMSASSSYNQPIAGGSQFSARPFPVLHAGIGVSGPSIDFRVIDPPRRPHSGIWFSLQASLNQEKQPFLHQISKSYLRIKDGRMTIRLVLKYLVNKLQLENESEIEITCRGQQLHSFLTLQHVRDHIWSTTGDTLTLLPPQSSSTTASNHIMVLHYGRSAA; from the exons ATGACCATGGTTAATCCTTCTCAGAACCTCTCTAAACAGCTTTTTCATAGTTATGGTTTTGGTAGTTACCAAAATTTTGTTCATATGAGCCgactagaagaagaagaaggagggtATGAGTGTAATTATCCTCATCAACTCCAAGAAGAAGTTTGTTTAGGATCTGATCTTGCACTTGTTAAACCTCCAGATTGTTCAATGGCTGAAGATGAATCAAGAACAGAAAGTATTAACGAAGAAGTACACTCAGCCAGCTCcaagtataataataataataacaacgtTCAAGAAccagaaaaggaagaagaagggtGGCTTCAGCTAAGTATTGGTGGTGGCAGTAGCAGCCATCATGAGAAGAAACCGCCAGGCGGCAGATTAGGGTTGGTAGAACTTGATCTATTACCACCAGGACCTGCAGGTGGTACTAGCAGTACTAGTAGTTATGAACAAGGAAATAAAACCTTATTAGCCGGCGCCGCCCCACATATATTATTTCCTCATCAATATCAGGTACCTGAATTTCGAACGGCTCCGCCTCCTCCTCCGCCACCGTATACAACTAGTACATCTTTATtcttgcaacaacaacaatatcctGGAATTACTGGAACTAGTTGTGGAATGTTCCCACAAGAGATTAACTGGGGGTTTAGGCCTATGTCTGCTTCATCTTCTTATAATCAGCCTATAGCAGGAGGCTCACAGTTTAGTGCTCGACCATTTCCAGTTCTTCATGCGGGAATAGGAGTATCGGGACCCAGTATTGATTTCAGGGTCATTGATCCTCCTAGGAGACCACATTCTGGGATATGGTTTTCCCTACAAGCATCCTTAAACCA AGAGAAACAGCCATTTTTACATCAGATATCCAAGAGCTACCTCAGAATCAA AGATGGGAGAATGACAATACGATTAGTCTTGAAATATTTGGTGAATAAGCTCCAACTGGAAAACGAATCAGAG ATAGAGATAACATGTAGAGGGCAACAGCTACATTCTTTCTTGACGTTGCAGCATGTAAGAGATCATATATGGAGTACTACTGGGGACACTCTCACTTTGCTTCCTCCACAATCCTCAAGCACTACAGCTTCTAATCATATCATGGTATTACATTATGGTAGAAGTGCTGCTTAA